In one Mycobacterium sp. NBC_00419 genomic region, the following are encoded:
- the secF gene encoding protein translocase subunit SecF has protein sequence MARDTTEDTETTGVEAPDLEAAAPRHNFFVRLYTGTGAFEVIGRRKMWYAISGLIVAAAVASIVLKGFTFGIDFEGGTKVSLPVAGETSIATTQQVEDVFSKTLGKSPEAVVQVGNGSTATIQIRSEALSNQQTAQLRTALFDAFKPKGSDGQPSETAISDSAVSETWGDQITKKALLALVVFLVLAAIYITLRYEKYMAISALTTLVFDLVVTAGVYSIVGFEVTPATVIGLLTILGFSLYDTVIVFDKVEENTHGFEHTTRRTFAEQANLAVNQTFMRSINTSLISVLPILALIVVAVWLLGVGTLMDLALVQLVGVIVGTYSSIFFATPLLVTMRERTDKVRTHTRRVLNRRKPAATTTAAEITGDDVEAEPVPAAVGNKPAPGARPVRPSSSRAGRPTGKRSTRGR, from the coding sequence ATGGCCAGGGATACGACCGAAGACACCGAAACCACCGGCGTCGAGGCGCCCGACCTCGAAGCCGCCGCACCCAGGCATAACTTCTTCGTCCGCCTCTACACCGGCACCGGCGCCTTCGAGGTCATCGGTAGACGCAAGATGTGGTACGCCATCAGCGGCCTGATCGTGGCGGCCGCGGTGGCCAGCATCGTGCTCAAGGGCTTCACGTTCGGCATCGACTTCGAAGGTGGCACCAAGGTCTCGCTGCCGGTGGCGGGTGAGACGAGCATCGCCACCACCCAGCAGGTCGAGGACGTGTTCAGCAAGACCCTCGGTAAGAGCCCCGAGGCGGTGGTCCAGGTGGGCAACGGTTCCACGGCGACCATCCAGATCCGCTCGGAGGCGCTGAGCAATCAGCAGACCGCCCAGCTGCGCACCGCGCTGTTCGACGCGTTCAAGCCCAAGGGTTCCGACGGCCAGCCCAGCGAGACGGCGATCAGCGACTCCGCGGTCTCCGAAACCTGGGGTGACCAGATCACCAAGAAGGCGCTGCTGGCGCTGGTGGTGTTCCTGGTGCTCGCCGCCATCTACATCACCCTGCGCTACGAGAAGTACATGGCGATCTCGGCGCTGACAACGCTGGTGTTCGACCTGGTCGTCACCGCGGGCGTGTACTCGATCGTGGGCTTCGAGGTGACACCTGCGACGGTGATCGGCCTGCTGACCATTCTGGGCTTCTCGCTCTACGACACGGTCATCGTGTTCGACAAGGTCGAGGAGAACACCCACGGCTTCGAACACACCACCCGGCGAACCTTTGCCGAGCAGGCCAACCTGGCGGTCAACCAGACCTTCATGCGTTCGATCAACACCAGCCTCATCTCGGTGCTGCCGATCCTGGCGCTCATCGTGGTGGCGGTCTGGTTGCTCGGTGTCGGCACGCTGATGGACCTGGCTCTGGTGCAGCTGGTCGGTGTCATCGTCGGTACCTACTCGTCGATCTTCTTCGCGACACCGCTGCTGGTGACCATGCGGGAGCGCACCGACAAGGTACGCACCCACACCCGCCGGGTGCTCAACCGCCGCAAGCCGGCGGCCACCACCACCGCCGCCGAGATCACCGGCGACGACGTCGAGGCCGAGCCGGTGCCCGCTGCGGTGGGCAACAAGCCGGCGCCCGGCGCCCGCCCGGTCCGGCCGTCCAGCTCGCGCGCGGGCCGGCCGACAGGCAAGCGCAGCACCCGAGGGCGATAA
- a CDS encoding serine hydrolase domain-containing protein gives MVDAPLMSGFPPAEPTQVTLANWQDPPFNRWAFQHLREVIPTHRVARGWGPVRRLDYHQHPLVPEAVSVHRIEGATSTLADVLADTWTDAVVIVHDGRIVLENYFGPMAADTPHLLMSVTKSFVGCVTGILAADGHLDPDAPVTSYVPEVAGSGYDGATVRNLLDMRSGVQFREEYTDPDAEVRVMERYMGWRPWANGDEVRGMYAYLSTLATASAHGGPFVYRSADTDMLGWVCERVAGVRMADLISQLIWQPLGAEFDAEITCDAVGSAIHDGGMSARARDLARFGQMVLDEGLVDGVPVVPKGWLTQARTIDPDIRSAFASSDSEPFLTGGWYRNQFWFMPGVLGDLQLCLGIHGQMVLVDRATRTVSVKLSTWPAAQNPVYLLDTVRAFVAAGQHAAGLPSAGRHRANLSGPIGVVEGRERGHG, from the coding sequence ATGGTGGATGCGCCACTGATGTCCGGTTTTCCCCCGGCTGAGCCCACGCAGGTGACGCTGGCGAACTGGCAGGACCCCCCGTTCAACCGCTGGGCTTTCCAGCACCTGCGTGAGGTCATTCCCACGCACCGCGTCGCCCGCGGCTGGGGTCCGGTGCGCCGGCTGGACTATCACCAGCATCCGCTGGTTCCCGAGGCCGTCAGCGTGCACCGCATCGAGGGCGCCACCTCGACGCTGGCCGACGTGCTCGCCGACACCTGGACCGACGCGGTGGTGATCGTGCACGACGGCCGCATCGTGCTGGAGAACTACTTCGGCCCCATGGCCGCCGACACCCCGCACCTGCTGATGTCGGTGACGAAGTCCTTCGTCGGCTGTGTGACCGGAATCCTGGCCGCCGACGGACACCTGGACCCCGACGCGCCGGTCACCAGCTACGTGCCGGAGGTCGCCGGCTCGGGCTACGACGGGGCCACCGTGCGCAACCTGCTCGACATGCGCAGCGGCGTGCAGTTCCGCGAGGAGTACACCGACCCCGACGCCGAGGTCCGGGTGATGGAGCGCTACATGGGCTGGCGGCCGTGGGCCAACGGTGACGAGGTGCGCGGGATGTACGCCTACCTGAGCACCCTGGCCACCGCGTCGGCGCACGGCGGGCCGTTCGTCTACCGGTCGGCCGATACCGACATGCTGGGCTGGGTGTGCGAGCGCGTGGCCGGCGTGCGGATGGCCGACCTGATCTCACAGCTGATCTGGCAGCCGCTCGGTGCCGAGTTCGACGCCGAAATAACCTGTGATGCAGTCGGTTCGGCGATCCACGACGGCGGGATGTCGGCCCGGGCACGCGATCTGGCCCGCTTCGGGCAGATGGTGCTCGACGAGGGTTTGGTCGACGGTGTGCCCGTGGTGCCCAAGGGTTGGCTGACCCAGGCACGCACCATCGACCCCGATATCAGGTCGGCGTTCGCGTCCTCGGATTCCGAGCCGTTCCTCACCGGCGGCTGGTACCGCAACCAGTTCTGGTTCATGCCGGGCGTGCTGGGCGATCTTCAGCTGTGCCTGGGCATCCACGGCCAGATGGTTCTGGTGGACCGGGCGACACGCACGGTGTCGGTGAAGCTGTCCACCTGGCCGGCCGCCCAGAACCCGGTGTACCTGCTCGACACGGTGCGGGCTTTCGTCGCCGCCGGCCAGCACGCCGCCGGCCTGCCGAGTGCGGGGCGGCACCGGGCCAACCTCAGCGGGCCGATCGGTGTGGTCGAGGGCCGCGAACGCGGCCACGGCTGA
- a CDS encoding biotin carboxylase, whose translation MSAVCRNSSALSGSSGCCAIGASLFESPSQPFGRHLCPRHDTIRREADVSERQSLISKVFGSRGLTGISEIRTFFRTNEQPIFFIGPTAFNLLGIDRWVRGFEYIVYYDSWDGAHPRVFAPTTKPYVEFNSSEEINNYLLRDAEVQRFIESRCAPRRLRPMVAMVFFDEETEQICAELDYDLILPPDSLRRHLDSKIVTTKLGEEAGAPSVPNVLDRASSYAELTELAANAGLGSDLVVQTPYGDSGKTTFFIAGEAEWDRDSEDIVGQDLKIMKRINNHAVAVEAVNTRHGTVVGPFMTDLTGYPELTPYRGGWCGNDLFPEALSEAHRATAIRHVQRLGDRLRKEGYKGFFEVDVLVDLDSDDVYLGELNPRISGASSITNVTAGAYSDIPLFLFHLLEFMDVDYTVDVDEINERWRELAAVDVWAQLIMKEPEDSVERILAAPRTGRYRLAEDGSLHFVAVTNDWHDVTHEDECFYMRVYGPGDYRFKGADLGILVTKGRMQTNDGLTARCRSYIDGIRSMYQSEPLVEPPTVIPIGYVK comes from the coding sequence ATGTCGGCCGTCTGCCGGAACTCCTCCGCGCTGAGCGGCTCAAGTGGATGCTGCGCCATCGGTGCCTCCTTGTTCGAGAGCCCTAGTCAACCGTTTGGCCGTCATCTTTGTCCCCGTCATGACACAATTCGCCGCGAGGCAGATGTGAGCGAACGACAGAGCTTGATATCAAAAGTCTTCGGATCCCGCGGTTTGACGGGGATCTCGGAGATCCGGACCTTCTTCCGGACCAACGAGCAACCGATTTTCTTCATCGGTCCCACCGCTTTCAATCTGCTCGGAATCGACCGCTGGGTAAGAGGATTCGAGTACATCGTGTACTACGACTCCTGGGATGGCGCCCATCCGAGGGTGTTCGCCCCGACCACCAAGCCCTACGTCGAGTTCAACAGCAGCGAGGAGATCAACAACTACCTGCTGCGCGACGCCGAGGTGCAACGGTTCATCGAGTCACGCTGCGCCCCGCGCCGGTTGCGCCCGATGGTCGCGATGGTGTTCTTCGACGAGGAAACCGAGCAGATCTGCGCCGAACTGGACTACGACCTGATCCTTCCGCCGGACTCGCTGCGCCGCCACCTGGACTCCAAGATCGTCACGACCAAACTCGGCGAAGAGGCCGGCGCCCCGTCGGTTCCCAACGTGCTGGACCGGGCGAGCAGCTACGCCGAACTCACCGAGCTGGCCGCCAACGCGGGCCTGGGTTCTGACCTGGTGGTGCAAACACCCTACGGCGACTCGGGCAAGACGACGTTCTTCATCGCAGGCGAAGCCGAGTGGGACCGCGACAGCGAGGACATCGTCGGCCAGGACCTCAAGATCATGAAGCGGATCAACAACCATGCCGTGGCGGTCGAAGCCGTCAACACCCGGCACGGCACCGTGGTCGGCCCGTTCATGACCGACCTCACCGGCTACCCCGAGCTGACCCCCTACCGCGGCGGCTGGTGCGGCAATGACCTTTTCCCCGAAGCACTTTCGGAAGCTCACCGCGCCACGGCCATCCGGCACGTGCAGCGCCTGGGCGACCGGCTGCGCAAGGAGGGCTACAAGGGCTTCTTCGAAGTCGACGTGCTGGTCGACCTCGACAGCGACGACGTCTACCTCGGTGAGCTCAATCCGCGGATCTCCGGCGCCTCGTCGATCACCAACGTCACCGCAGGCGCCTACTCCGACATCCCGCTGTTCCTGTTCCACCTGCTGGAGTTCATGGACGTCGACTACACCGTGGACGTCGACGAGATCAACGAGCGCTGGCGCGAACTGGCCGCCGTGGACGTGTGGGCGCAACTGATCATGAAAGAGCCCGAGGACTCGGTCGAACGAATCCTGGCCGCCCCCCGCACCGGCCGCTACCGGCTGGCCGAGGACGGGTCGCTGCACTTCGTCGCGGTGACCAACGACTGGCACGACGTCACCCACGAGGACGAGTGCTTCTACATGCGGGTCTACGGGCCGGGCGACTACCGCTTCAAGGGTGCCGATCTGGGCATTCTGGTGACCAAGGGCCGCATGCAGACCAATGACGGCCTGACCGCGCGCTGCCGCAGCTATATCGACGGGATCCGCTCGATGTACCAGAGCGAGCCGCTGGTGGAGCCGCCGACGGTGATTCCGATCGGCTACGTCAAGTAG
- a CDS encoding adenine phosphoribosyltransferase yields MGVRAVTQTPESDEPGGRRQTSVADVIAGLTREVPDFPEPGIQFKDLTPVLADTHGFAVVTGALAEIADGADLVAGIDARGFLLGGAVAHRLGIGVLAIRKGGKLPPPVHSRTYDLEYGTATLEIPAEGIELTGRRIVIIDDVLATGGTIAAARDLLIAGGADVPVAAVVLELAALGGREKVAPLPVRSLRSM; encoded by the coding sequence ATGGGTGTACGAGCAGTGACACAAACACCGGAATCCGACGAGCCGGGCGGCCGGCGACAGACATCCGTTGCCGACGTGATCGCCGGGCTGACCCGCGAGGTGCCCGACTTCCCGGAACCGGGCATCCAGTTCAAGGACCTCACCCCGGTGCTGGCCGACACCCACGGGTTCGCCGTGGTGACCGGTGCGCTGGCGGAGATCGCCGACGGGGCCGACCTGGTGGCCGGGATCGACGCCCGCGGTTTTCTGCTCGGCGGCGCGGTGGCTCACCGCCTCGGCATCGGCGTGCTCGCCATCCGCAAGGGCGGCAAGTTGCCCCCGCCGGTGCACAGCCGCACCTATGACCTGGAGTACGGCACGGCGACGCTGGAGATCCCGGCTGAGGGCATCGAGCTGACCGGCCGGCGAATCGTGATCATCGACGACGTGCTGGCCACCGGCGGCACCATCGCCGCCGCACGTGACCTGCTGATCGCCGGCGGGGCCGACGTGCCGGTGGCCGCGGTGGTGCTGGAACTGGCTGCACTCGGTGGGCGCGAAAAAGTGGCGCCGCTGCCGGTCCGCAGCTTGCGCAGCATGTGA
- a CDS encoding RelA/SpoT family protein — protein MADEPGTGAAVQPLPVAEIPPAEPRVETSKSTSSASRRVRARLARRMTSQRSTLNPVLEPLVAVHRQIYPKADLVFLQRAYDVAEAKHADQLRRSGDPYITHPLAVANILAELGMDTTTLVAALLHDTVEDTGYTLEALTTDFGDEVGHLVDGVTKLDKVVLGSAAEGETIRKMIIAMARDPRVLVIKVADRLHNMRTMRFLPPEKQARKARETLEVIAPLAHRLGMATVKWELEDLSFAILHPKRYDEIVRLVADRAPSRDTYLAKVRAEINSALSGMKIGAVVEGRPKHYWSIYQKMIVKGRDFDDIHDLVGVRILCDEIRDCYAAVGVVHSLWQPMPGRFKDYIAQPRYGVYQSLHTTVVGPEGKPLEVQIRTRDMHRTAEYGIAAHWRYKESKGRNGVPHPHAAAEIDDMAWMRQLLDWQREAADPGEFLESLRYDLAVQEIFVFTPKGDVITLPAGSTPVDFAYAVHTEVGHRCIGARVNGRLVALERKLENGEVVEVFTSKAPNAGPSRDWQTFVVSPRAKAKIRQWFAKERREEALEAGKDSIAREVRRGGLPLQRLVNGEAMAALAQELRYGDVSALYTAVGEGHVSPRHVVQRLVAQLGGTDSAEDELAERYTPATMPVRQRNNDDTGVAVPGAPGTLTKLAKCCTPVPGDNIMGFVTRGGGVSVHRTDCTNATSLQQQAERIIEVHWAPSPTSVFLVAIQVEALDRHRLLSDVTRVLADERVNILSASVTTSNDRVAISRFTFEMGDPKHLGHVLNTVRNVEGVYDVYRVTSAA, from the coding sequence ATGGCTGACGAACCGGGCACAGGCGCGGCGGTACAGCCCCTGCCGGTCGCCGAGATTCCGCCCGCCGAGCCGCGGGTGGAGACCTCCAAGTCCACCAGCAGCGCATCGCGGCGGGTCCGCGCGCGACTGGCCAGGCGGATGACGTCGCAGCGCAGCACGCTCAATCCCGTGCTCGAGCCGCTGGTGGCGGTGCACCGCCAGATCTATCCCAAGGCCGATCTGGTGTTCCTGCAGCGGGCCTACGACGTCGCCGAGGCCAAGCACGCCGACCAGCTGCGCCGCTCCGGCGACCCGTACATCACCCATCCGCTGGCGGTCGCCAACATCCTGGCCGAACTCGGCATGGACACCACCACGCTGGTTGCTGCTCTGCTGCACGACACCGTCGAGGACACCGGCTACACGCTGGAGGCGCTGACCACCGACTTCGGCGACGAGGTCGGCCACCTGGTCGACGGCGTCACCAAGCTGGACAAGGTTGTGCTGGGCAGCGCCGCGGAGGGCGAGACCATCCGCAAGATGATCATCGCGATGGCGCGCGACCCGCGGGTGCTCGTCATCAAGGTCGCCGACCGGCTGCACAACATGCGGACCATGCGATTCCTGCCGCCGGAGAAGCAGGCCCGCAAAGCCCGCGAGACGCTGGAAGTCATTGCGCCGCTTGCGCATCGCCTCGGTATGGCCACCGTCAAGTGGGAGCTGGAGGATCTGTCGTTCGCGATCCTGCACCCCAAGCGCTACGACGAGATCGTCCGCCTGGTCGCCGACCGGGCGCCCTCGCGCGACACCTATCTGGCCAAGGTGCGTGCCGAGATCAACAGTGCGCTGTCCGGGATGAAGATCGGGGCGGTCGTCGAGGGCAGGCCCAAGCACTACTGGTCGATCTATCAGAAGATGATTGTCAAGGGCCGCGATTTCGACGACATCCACGACCTGGTCGGGGTACGCATCCTGTGCGACGAGATCCGCGACTGCTATGCCGCTGTGGGCGTGGTGCATTCGCTGTGGCAGCCGATGCCGGGCCGCTTCAAGGACTACATCGCCCAGCCCCGCTACGGGGTGTACCAGTCGTTGCACACCACCGTCGTCGGCCCGGAAGGCAAGCCGCTGGAGGTGCAGATCCGCACCCGCGACATGCACCGCACCGCCGAGTACGGTATCGCCGCGCACTGGCGCTACAAAGAATCCAAGGGCCGCAACGGAGTTCCGCATCCGCATGCCGCCGCCGAGATCGACGACATGGCCTGGATGCGCCAACTGCTCGACTGGCAGCGGGAAGCCGCCGACCCCGGCGAGTTCCTCGAGTCACTGCGCTACGACCTCGCCGTCCAGGAGATCTTCGTGTTCACCCCGAAGGGTGACGTGATCACGCTTCCTGCCGGGTCCACCCCGGTGGACTTCGCCTACGCCGTGCACACCGAGGTCGGCCACCGGTGCATCGGCGCCCGCGTCAACGGCCGACTGGTCGCATTGGAGCGCAAGCTCGAAAACGGGGAAGTGGTCGAGGTTTTCACCTCCAAGGCGCCGAATGCCGGACCGTCCCGGGACTGGCAGACCTTCGTGGTGTCCCCACGCGCCAAGGCCAAGATTCGGCAGTGGTTCGCCAAGGAGCGCCGCGAGGAGGCTCTGGAGGCGGGCAAGGATTCCATCGCCCGTGAGGTGCGCCGGGGTGGACTTCCGTTGCAGCGCTTGGTCAATGGCGAGGCGATGGCTGCCCTGGCCCAGGAGCTGCGCTACGGCGACGTCTCAGCGCTCTACACGGCCGTCGGCGAGGGTCACGTCTCGCCGCGGCACGTGGTGCAGCGCCTGGTGGCCCAGCTCGGCGGCACCGACAGCGCCGAAGATGAACTGGCCGAACGGTATACGCCAGCCACCATGCCGGTGCGTCAGCGCAACAACGACGACACCGGGGTGGCGGTGCCCGGCGCGCCCGGAACGCTGACCAAACTGGCCAAGTGCTGCACGCCGGTGCCCGGGGACAACATCATGGGCTTCGTCACCCGTGGCGGCGGGGTCAGCGTGCACCGCACCGACTGCACCAACGCCACATCGCTGCAGCAGCAGGCCGAACGCATCATCGAGGTGCACTGGGCGCCCTCGCCCACGTCGGTGTTCCTGGTGGCGATCCAGGTCGAGGCGCTCGACCGGCATCGGCTGCTCTCCGATGTCACCCGGGTGCTGGCCGACGAACGGGTGAACATCCTGTCGGCGTCGGTGACCACCTCCAACGACCGGGTGGCCATCAGCCGCTTCACCTTCGAGATGGGTGATCCCAAGCATCTGGGCCATGTGCTCAACACGGTGCGCAATGTCGAAGGCGTCTACGACGTCTACCGAGTGACTAGCGCGGCGTGA
- a CDS encoding SDR family NAD(P)-dependent oxidoreductase produces MATVITGASAGLGAEYARAFAARGHDLVLVARRQDALETLASELRSAHNVAVTVFARDLAVAGAGAELVSATEAAGITVDVLINNAGFGTHGDLVDADPQRLADEIQLNCATLVDLTARYLPGMRARGRGTIVNIASTAGFQPVPHMAVYGATKAFVLSFSEALWAEEKPHGIRVLAVCPGATDTEFFDIAGESAALGKKRSARQVVERTIRELDGGKPSFVDGLSNAVTAHLLTRLVPRRLLITVTGRLMGGRN; encoded by the coding sequence ATGGCGACAGTGATCACCGGGGCTTCGGCCGGACTCGGCGCCGAGTATGCGCGCGCTTTCGCCGCCCGCGGACATGACCTGGTGCTGGTCGCCCGCCGCCAGGATGCGCTGGAAACGCTGGCGAGCGAGCTGCGTTCGGCGCACAACGTCGCGGTCACCGTCTTCGCCCGCGACCTGGCCGTCGCGGGTGCGGGCGCCGAACTGGTCTCGGCCACCGAGGCGGCGGGCATCACGGTCGATGTGCTGATCAACAACGCCGGATTCGGCACCCACGGCGATCTCGTCGACGCCGACCCGCAGCGGCTGGCCGACGAGATCCAGCTCAACTGCGCCACGCTGGTCGACCTGACGGCGCGCTACCTGCCCGGGATGCGCGCTCGGGGCCGCGGCACGATCGTCAACATCGCCTCCACCGCCGGTTTTCAGCCGGTGCCGCACATGGCGGTCTACGGGGCGACCAAGGCGTTCGTGCTGTCGTTCAGCGAAGCACTGTGGGCCGAGGAGAAGCCGCACGGGATCCGTGTGCTCGCGGTGTGCCCCGGTGCCACCGACACCGAATTCTTCGACATCGCAGGCGAATCGGCGGCGCTGGGCAAGAAGCGTTCCGCGCGGCAGGTCGTCGAGCGCACCATCCGCGAACTCGATGGCGGCAAGCCGAGTTTTGTCGACGGGCTCAGCAACGCCGTCACCGCACACCTGCTGACCAGGCTGGTGCCGCGGCGGCTGTTGATCACCGTGACGGGGCGGCTGATGGGCGGCCGGAACTGA
- a CDS encoding ABC transporter substrate-binding protein, whose protein sequence is MVVRRRGAAALSAAAVVGVLAAGTLSACTGSAAEQVNYAVDGMLISYNTNTVSGAASAGPQAFARVLTGFTIHGPDGQPLADHDFGSVAVVGRDPLVLDYQIADNAVYSDGKPVTCDDMVLAWAAQSGRFPAFAAASRAGYLDIDGIECRPGQKKARVSFAPGRAITDYMQLFTATSMMPSHVLDDELGLSVTQVLQVGDPAAVDRVAQAWNTTWDLKPGMKGADLKKFPSSGPYKIDSVLPEGAVVLTANDRWWGAKPITKRVTVWPRGVDVQDRLNNGSFQVVDVATGSSGTLTTPDDYDRFEIPSGGIEQLIFAPVGPLAGPPARRAVALCTPRDLIALNAESPISTARLNPADDNAYTGVEGTAAVGQFGAADPDAARAALNGQPLTVRVGYQAPNPRLAATVGAITKSCAAAGITVVDATSDTTGPQTLRDGGIDMLLASTGGASGSGSTGSSAMDAYTLFSGNGNNLPGYSNPQIDGIISALAVTTDLKEQARLLGDSSPILWGDMPTLPLYRQQRTVMASKKMYAVEGNPTKWGAGWNMDRWVYEQ, encoded by the coding sequence ATGGTTGTCCGGCGCAGGGGCGCCGCCGCTCTCTCGGCGGCGGCTGTCGTGGGCGTTCTCGCCGCCGGCACGCTCAGCGCCTGCACCGGTAGCGCCGCCGAGCAGGTCAACTACGCCGTCGACGGCATGCTGATCAGCTACAACACCAACACCGTCTCCGGGGCGGCGTCGGCGGGCCCGCAGGCCTTCGCCCGCGTGCTGACCGGGTTCACCATCCACGGTCCGGACGGCCAGCCGCTGGCCGACCACGACTTCGGTTCGGTCGCGGTGGTGGGCCGCGATCCGCTGGTGCTCGACTATCAGATCGCCGACAACGCCGTGTATTCCGACGGCAAACCGGTGACGTGCGACGACATGGTGCTGGCGTGGGCCGCCCAGTCGGGGCGCTTCCCGGCCTTCGCCGCCGCCAGCCGCGCCGGCTACCTCGACATCGACGGCATCGAATGCCGTCCGGGGCAGAAGAAGGCCAGGGTGAGCTTCGCACCCGGCCGGGCCATCACCGACTACATGCAGTTGTTCACCGCGACATCGATGATGCCTTCGCACGTCCTCGACGACGAACTCGGGCTCAGCGTCACCCAGGTGCTGCAGGTCGGTGACCCCGCGGCCGTCGACCGGGTCGCGCAGGCCTGGAACACCACTTGGGACCTCAAGCCCGGGATGAAGGGCGCGGACCTCAAGAAGTTCCCGTCGTCGGGCCCGTACAAGATCGACTCGGTGCTGCCCGAGGGCGCGGTCGTGCTGACCGCCAACGACCGCTGGTGGGGTGCCAAACCCATCACCAAGCGGGTGACGGTGTGGCCGCGCGGGGTCGACGTTCAGGACCGCCTCAACAATGGCAGCTTCCAGGTCGTTGACGTCGCGACCGGGTCCTCGGGCACCCTGACGACCCCGGACGACTACGACCGCTTCGAGATCCCCTCCGGCGGTATCGAGCAGCTCATCTTCGCCCCCGTCGGGCCGCTGGCGGGGCCGCCGGCCCGGCGCGCGGTGGCGCTGTGCACACCGCGGGACCTCATCGCGCTCAACGCCGAGTCGCCGATCTCCACCGCCCGGCTCAACCCGGCTGACGACAACGCCTACACCGGTGTCGAGGGGACTGCTGCCGTCGGCCAGTTCGGGGCGGCCGATCCCGATGCCGCACGCGCCGCGCTGAACGGACAGCCGCTGACCGTGCGGGTCGGCTACCAGGCGCCCAACCCCCGGCTGGCCGCGACCGTCGGGGCGATCACCAAATCCTGCGCGGCCGCGGGCATCACCGTGGTGGATGCGACGTCGGACACCACCGGCCCGCAGACATTGCGCGACGGCGGTATCGACATGCTGCTGGCCAGTACCGGCGGAGCCTCCGGCAGCGGCTCCACCGGCTCGTCGGCCATGGATGCCTACACGCTGTTCAGCGGCAACGGCAACAACCTGCCCGGCTACTCCAACCCGCAGATCGACGGGATCATCTCCGCGCTGGCGGTCACCACCGACCTCAAGGAGCAGGCGCGTCTGCTCGGGGATAGCTCGCCGATCCTGTGGGGCGACATGCCCACGCTGCCGCTGTACCGTCAGCAGCGCACGGTGATGGCGTCGAAGAAGATGTATGCCGTGGAAGGCAATCCGACCAAATGGGGCGCGGGCTGGAACATGGACCGATGGGTGTACGAGCAGTGA